In Microcoleus sp. FACHB-831, one genomic interval encodes:
- a CDS encoding NADPH-dependent FMN reductase: MVRIVGISGSLRPDSYSYKALSLAAARSQALGAEVEILDLRQMQLPFCTGEKEYPDYPDVERLRDVVNRADGLILATPEYHGSLSGVMKNALDLMSFDQLSNKVSGLISILGGQSNSNALNDLRVILRWVHGWVIPEQIAIGQAWQAFGPDGKLLDEKLSERFDQFTQSLVENTRKIRGVS, from the coding sequence ATGGTCAGAATTGTGGGAATAAGCGGTAGTTTAAGGCCAGATTCGTATAGCTACAAAGCTTTGAGTTTGGCAGCAGCGCGATCGCAAGCTCTAGGTGCTGAAGTGGAGATTTTAGATTTGCGACAAATGCAGCTACCCTTTTGCACCGGGGAAAAAGAATATCCAGATTACCCTGATGTCGAGCGGTTGCGCGATGTAGTAAACCGCGCCGATGGTTTAATTTTGGCAACGCCAGAATATCACGGCAGCCTCAGTGGTGTCATGAAAAACGCACTAGACCTAATGAGTTTTGACCAACTAAGTAACAAAGTTAGCGGCCTAATTAGCATATTAGGCGGTCAGTCCAACAGCAACGCCCTCAACGATCTGCGGGTGATTCTGCGCTGGGTACATGGGTGGGTAATTCCAGAGCAAATTGCCATAGGTCAAGCTTGGCAAGCCTTTGGCCCAGATGGAAAACTGCTTGATGAAAAACTCTCCGAGCGGTTCGATCAGTTTACTCAAAGCTTAGTAGAAAATACCCGCAAAATTCGAGGTGTTTCCTAA
- a CDS encoding magnesium chelatase subunit H: MFTHVKPTIRHIAPENLKGRTLLKVVYVVLESQYQSALSAAVHSINQNNPNLAIEISGYLIEELRDSENYKDFERDVANANVFIASLIFIEDLADKVVAAVEPHRDNLDVAVVFPSMPQVMRLNKMGSFSMAQLGQSKSAIAQFMRKRKEKSGSGFQDGMLKLLQTLPKVLKYLPMDKAQDARNFMLSFQYWLGGSSENLTNFLLMLAEKYVLKGQKLSFQEPVTYPDMGVWHPLAPQMFEDVKEYLNWYNSRGDISADLKDPLAPCIGLVLQRTHLVTGDDAHYVAMVQELEAMGARVIPVFAGGLDFSKPVDAYFYDTSVKVNHAIVDTVVSLTGFALVGGPARQDHPKAIESLKRLNRPYMVALPLVFQTTEEWQDSDLGLHPIQVALQIAIPELDGAIEPIILSGRDGATGKAIALQDRIEAIAQRALKWANLRRQPKLEKKVAITVFSFPPDKGNVGTAAYLDVFGSIYEVMKALKQNGYDLPELPGSAMELMQEVIHDAQAQYNSPELNIAYKMSVEQYERLTPYYQRLEENWGAAPGHLNTDGQNLLIYGKQFGNVFIGVQPTFGYEGDPMRLLFSRSASPHHGFAAYYTYLEHIWKADAVLHFGTHGSLEFMPGKQMGMSGDCYPDSLIGKIPNLYYYAANNPSEATIAKRRSYAETISYLTPPAENAGLYKGLKELSELIGSYQTLKDTGRGIQIVNTIMDKCRLVNLDKDIALPEIDAKDMSAEERDTLVGSVYRRLMEIESRLLPCGLHVIGKPPSAEEAIATLVNIASLDRNEEELLSLPRIIANSINRDIDHIYKNNDKGILEDVQLLQDITLATRAAVAALVKEQTDADGRVSLVSKLNFFNMGKKEPWIEALHQAGYSKVDPEAIKPLFEYLEFCLKQVCADNELGALLKGLEGEYVLPGPGGDPIRNPDVLPTGKNIHALDPQSIPTAAAVKSAKIVVDRLLARQRAESGNWPETIACVLWGTDNIKTYGESLAQIMWMVGVKPVPDALGRVNKLELIPLEELGRPRVDVVINCSGVFRDLFINQMNLLDKAVKMAAEADEPLEMNFIRKHALEQAQEMGINLRQAATRVFSNASGSYSSNINLAVENSTWESESELQDMYLARKSFAFTSDNPGTMEQSRKIFETALKTAEVTFQNLDSSEISLTDVSHYFDSDPTKVVASLRGDGKTPASFIADTTTANAQVRTLSETVRLDARTKLLNPKWYEGMLSHGYEGVRELSKRLVNTMGWSATAGAVDNWIYEDTNTTFIQDEEMRQRLMNLNPHSFRKVVSTLLEVNGRGYWETSESNLELLRELYQEVEDRIEGIE, translated from the coding sequence ATGTTCACCCACGTCAAGCCCACCATTCGCCACATTGCCCCTGAAAACTTAAAGGGGAGGACATTACTCAAGGTGGTCTATGTCGTGCTAGAGTCGCAATATCAGAGTGCCCTCTCAGCCGCAGTCCACTCGATTAATCAGAACAACCCCAACCTCGCAATTGAAATTAGCGGTTATTTAATTGAAGAACTCCGCGACTCTGAAAACTATAAGGATTTCGAGAGGGATGTGGCTAATGCTAATGTCTTTATAGCTTCGCTAATATTTATTGAAGACTTAGCCGATAAAGTTGTAGCCGCTGTAGAACCGCACCGCGACAACTTAGATGTGGCCGTAGTATTTCCATCAATGCCGCAAGTGATGCGCCTAAATAAAATGGGCAGCTTCTCTATGGCGCAACTAGGACAGTCGAAGAGTGCGATCGCGCAATTCATGCGAAAGCGCAAAGAAAAATCAGGCAGTGGCTTCCAAGATGGAATGCTAAAGTTACTGCAAACCCTGCCTAAAGTCCTGAAATATCTGCCAATGGACAAAGCGCAGGATGCCAGAAACTTCATGCTGAGTTTCCAATATTGGCTAGGCGGTTCCTCGGAAAACTTGACAAACTTCCTGCTAATGTTGGCAGAAAAATACGTCCTCAAAGGACAGAAATTAAGCTTCCAAGAACCAGTAACATATCCCGATATGGGGGTTTGGCATCCATTAGCACCGCAGATGTTTGAGGATGTCAAAGAATATTTGAACTGGTACAACAGCCGGGGAGATATCTCAGCAGATCTTAAAGATCCCTTGGCACCATGCATTGGTTTAGTGCTGCAACGCACCCACTTAGTAACAGGCGACGATGCCCATTATGTCGCTATGGTGCAGGAATTAGAAGCAATGGGCGCGAGGGTAATTCCCGTATTTGCTGGGGGATTAGATTTCTCTAAACCAGTTGATGCTTATTTCTACGATACATCGGTCAAGGTAAACCATGCGATAGTTGATACCGTAGTATCGCTAACAGGATTTGCCTTAGTTGGAGGCCCCGCAAGGCAAGATCATCCCAAAGCGATTGAATCTTTAAAACGGTTGAATCGTCCTTACATGGTAGCGCTGCCACTGGTGTTTCAAACAACAGAAGAATGGCAGGATAGCGATTTGGGATTGCACCCAATTCAAGTAGCATTGCAGATAGCTATTCCTGAGTTAGATGGTGCAATAGAACCGATTATACTATCAGGACGAGATGGAGCGACGGGGAAAGCGATCGCACTCCAAGACCGTATCGAAGCAATAGCACAACGCGCCCTCAAATGGGCAAATCTCCGCCGCCAGCCAAAATTAGAAAAAAAAGTTGCCATAACAGTTTTCAGCTTCCCACCCGATAAAGGCAATGTAGGAACCGCCGCTTATCTAGATGTATTCGGTTCCATATATGAGGTAATGAAAGCCCTCAAACAAAACGGCTACGACCTTCCAGAATTGCCGGGTTCAGCGATGGAACTGATGCAAGAAGTCATCCACGACGCCCAAGCACAGTACAACAGCCCGGAACTGAATATCGCCTACAAGATGTCAGTAGAACAATACGAACGACTAACACCTTACTATCAGCGATTAGAAGAAAATTGGGGTGCAGCGCCGGGACATTTAAACACCGACGGACAGAATCTATTAATTTACGGCAAACAATTTGGAAATGTTTTCATAGGTGTCCAGCCAACATTTGGTTATGAAGGCGATCCGATGCGGTTGCTGTTCTCGCGTTCTGCTAGTCCCCATCATGGTTTTGCTGCTTACTACACCTATCTGGAACATATTTGGAAAGCGGATGCAGTGCTGCACTTTGGCACTCACGGTTCCTTGGAATTCATGCCAGGAAAACAAATGGGAATGTCTGGGGATTGTTATCCAGACTCGTTGATTGGCAAGATACCCAATCTCTACTACTATGCAGCGAACAACCCCAGCGAAGCGACTATCGCCAAGCGTCGGAGTTACGCTGAAACTATCAGCTACTTAACACCACCTGCTGAGAATGCTGGGTTGTACAAAGGTTTGAAGGAACTAAGCGAATTAATCGGTTCCTATCAAACTTTAAAAGATACCGGACGAGGCATCCAAATTGTTAACACCATTATGGACAAGTGCCGATTGGTGAACTTGGATAAAGACATCGCCCTCCCAGAAATTGATGCCAAAGATATGTCAGCCGAGGAACGGGATACCCTCGTCGGTTCGGTATATCGCAGGCTGATGGAAATTGAATCGCGGTTGTTGCCTTGCGGGTTGCACGTTATCGGCAAACCGCCTAGTGCAGAAGAAGCGATCGCCACCCTGGTCAACATCGCCAGTCTCGACCGCAACGAAGAAGAACTTCTTAGTCTTCCTCGGATTATCGCTAACAGCATCAATCGCGACATTGACCACATCTACAAAAATAACGACAAAGGCATCTTAGAAGATGTCCAACTGTTGCAAGACATCACCCTAGCAACCCGCGCTGCTGTAGCTGCATTAGTTAAAGAACAAACAGATGCAGATGGTCGCGTATCCCTCGTTTCCAAACTCAACTTCTTCAACATGGGCAAGAAGGAACCTTGGATTGAGGCACTACATCAAGCGGGTTATTCAAAAGTAGATCCAGAAGCAATCAAGCCACTTTTTGAGTATCTAGAATTCTGCCTCAAACAAGTTTGTGCAGACAACGAACTCGGTGCATTACTAAAGGGATTGGAAGGCGAATATGTCCTCCCCGGCCCCGGTGGCGACCCCATCCGCAACCCGGATGTACTGCCAACTGGTAAGAACATTCACGCCCTCGATCCGCAATCAATTCCCACAGCAGCAGCCGTTAAATCTGCCAAGATTGTAGTTGACCGACTGCTAGCACGGCAACGCGCAGAAAGTGGAAATTGGCCTGAAACTATCGCCTGCGTACTGTGGGGAACCGACAACATCAAAACATACGGCGAATCCCTCGCCCAAATTATGTGGATGGTGGGTGTAAAACCAGTGCCTGATGCTTTGGGACGAGTTAATAAGTTGGAATTAATTCCATTGGAAGAGTTAGGTCGTCCTCGCGTTGATGTTGTCATCAACTGTTCTGGCGTGTTCCGCGACTTGTTCATCAACCAAATGAACTTGTTAGACAAAGCGGTGAAGATGGCAGCAGAAGCGGACGAACCTTTAGAGATGAACTTTATCCGCAAGCACGCTTTGGAACAAGCGCAGGAAATGGGAATCAACTTGCGGCAAGCTGCAACTCGCGTCTTCTCTAACGCTTCTGGTTCTTATTCTTCTAATATCAACCTGGCAGTAGAAAACAGCACTTGGGAAAGCGAATCCGAGTTGCAGGATATGTACCTAGCGCGGAAATCCTTTGCTTTCACTTCTGATAATCCAGGCACGATGGAACAGTCGCGGAAGATTTTTGAAACTGCACTCAAAACCGCCGAAGTCACTTTCCAAAATCTCGATTCTTCCGAAATTAGCTTGACGGATGTTTCCCACTATTTCGACTCTGACCCGACGAAGGTTGTAGCCAGTCTGCGCGGCGATGGCAAAACGCCAGCATCGTTTATTGCTGATACAACAACGGCTAACGCACAGGTTCGCACGCTATCAGAAACCGTGCGTCTAGAT
- a CDS encoding ferrochelatase gives MVATPEKVQQTFNASSGNDRVAVLLMGYGEVESYEDFANYNEQALNLLTAKFAPVPTWLYPPLAKLLAIFDLHEWSHQHGNFISPHNAIFEQQRAGIEKNLQEKWGDRVKVFKAFNFCAPFLPSQVLAEIKAEGFDKLLIYPLLVVDSIFTSGIAVEQVNNALAQLVDGSEHWVKGQRYIPSFYNEPAYIDLLAQMVEEKIARDLTVAHLPSQTGIVLMNHGCPHKAKGFTSGITESQALYDKVRDKLINKYPLISVGWLNHDTPLIEWTQPDANQASENLIQLGATALVYMPIGFATENHETLLDVDHIIHGLRRRHPEVTYVQMKCVNDNPEFLKMAAEWANPQIEALFSEQALVVNPQLAAAQAHHHDHDHDHHHDHGHHHDHGHHHDHGHHH, from the coding sequence GTGGTTGCCACCCCGGAAAAAGTACAACAAACATTCAACGCTAGCTCTGGTAACGACAGGGTAGCAGTTTTGCTGATGGGCTACGGCGAAGTAGAAAGTTACGAAGACTTCGCCAACTACAACGAACAAGCTTTAAATCTACTCACGGCTAAGTTTGCGCCCGTACCAACCTGGCTGTATCCACCTCTGGCGAAGCTGCTGGCAATTTTTGACTTACACGAGTGGAGCCACCAGCACGGTAATTTTATTTCACCGCACAACGCCATTTTTGAACAGCAGCGGGCTGGTATTGAAAAGAATTTACAAGAAAAGTGGGGCGATCGCGTCAAAGTCTTCAAAGCTTTCAACTTCTGCGCCCCCTTCCTCCCCTCACAAGTCCTCGCCGAAATCAAAGCTGAAGGCTTCGACAAACTGCTGATTTATCCCCTCTTGGTGGTAGATTCCATCTTCACCAGCGGCATTGCTGTAGAGCAAGTCAACAACGCTTTAGCCCAACTGGTTGATGGTAGCGAACACTGGGTTAAAGGGCAGCGTTACATCCCCTCCTTCTACAACGAACCAGCTTACATCGATCTGCTGGCTCAAATGGTCGAGGAGAAAATTGCCCGCGATTTGACAGTGGCGCACTTGCCTTCCCAAACTGGTATCGTGCTGATGAATCACGGTTGTCCCCACAAGGCAAAAGGCTTTACCTCTGGCATCACCGAAAGCCAAGCGCTCTACGACAAAGTAAGGGATAAGCTGATTAACAAGTATCCTCTAATTTCCGTTGGTTGGCTTAACCACGACACGCCGCTGATTGAATGGACTCAACCAGATGCCAATCAAGCTTCGGAAAACCTAATTCAATTGGGTGCGACAGCGCTTGTCTACATGCCGATTGGCTTTGCTACAGAAAATCACGAAACTTTGTTGGATGTTGACCACATAATTCATGGTTTGCGCCGCCGTCATCCTGAAGTGACCTACGTGCAAATGAAGTGCGTCAACGACAATCCAGAATTTCTGAAAATGGCGGCTGAGTGGGCTAATCCTCAAATTGAGGCGCTGTTCTCAGAGCAAGCCCTAGTTGTTAATCCCCAACTGGCTGCGGCTCAAGCCCATCATCACGACCACGACCACGATCATCACCACGACCACGGTCATCACCACGACCATGGTCATCACCACGACCACGGTCATCATCATTAA
- a CDS encoding M23 family metallopeptidase — protein sequence MLTMLLPQKKIKRLILVAIAVAASLVALGGFEQQAVKAASSWRGASFPVENFRAYTSLFGYRPSPTDASGWEFHRGLDIAAPEGSYIRNWWMGKVVEVSDNTLCGTSITIQSGQWRHIYCHMKGHVEKASAGQYLIDREGGIQIWQGGQIATGARIGRVGMTGRTTGPHLHWGLKYANNYVDPAEVLRQMYGQAVKVKQGTGRQE from the coding sequence ATGCTGACAATGTTATTGCCTCAGAAGAAAATAAAGCGCCTTATATTAGTGGCGATCGCAGTTGCGGCCAGTTTAGTAGCACTCGGAGGATTCGAGCAACAGGCGGTGAAAGCAGCAAGCAGTTGGAGGGGTGCTTCCTTCCCAGTAGAAAATTTTCGAGCCTACACATCTCTATTCGGCTATCGTCCATCTCCAACCGACGCCTCCGGGTGGGAATTTCATCGCGGCTTAGACATCGCTGCGCCAGAAGGCAGCTACATCCGCAACTGGTGGATGGGCAAAGTAGTCGAAGTCTCCGATAATACCCTCTGCGGTACATCAATCACCATCCAATCTGGCCAATGGCGACACATCTACTGCCACATGAAAGGGCACGTAGAAAAAGCCTCCGCAGGTCAATATCTAATTGACCGCGAAGGCGGTATCCAAATCTGGCAAGGCGGGCAAATCGCAACTGGCGCTAGGATTGGCCGCGTAGGAATGACAGGCAGAACCACTGGCCCCCACCTGCACTGGGGTTTAAAGTACGCCAACAACTATGTAGACCCTGCCGAAGTGCTGCGGCAGATGTACGGCCAAGCGGTCAAAGTTAAGCAAGGCACTGGCCGTCAAGAGTAA
- a CDS encoding lipid-A-disaccharide synthase — translation MSVTPVDILILSNGPGELATWVRPVVRSLRQQLGNNREDVRISVALSPCPNATGKEIEIARSYPEIDRFQAAKDFFGFLLWGKTAENWDWRDRGVVVFLGGDQFFPVVIGKRLGYRTVIYAEWDARWHGWIDRFGTMKPEIAANVSPKYAHKFTVVGDLMAEAQGDGESEQQSKIPFPGSAWERAKSKIELFGLLPGSKPAKLAQGLPLCLAIAERIYAARPQTRFIIPVAPTLDLETLARFADAEQNPVLKLVQGTTAELVTGETPYLKTPSGLEVELFTRFPAYEKLSQCRLCVTTVGANTAELGALAVPMLVLIPTQQLDAMRSWDGLPGLLANLPLVGTNFAKLINWLVLRQGKLFAWPNIWAQEQIVPELVGELQPDAVAEIAIDFLKNPEKLQEMRDRLRSVRGEPGAAQKLAKIVCEELSQSYPRILAK, via the coding sequence ATGAGCGTGACACCAGTTGATATTTTAATATTGTCTAATGGGCCTGGAGAGCTAGCGACTTGGGTGCGTCCGGTTGTGCGATCGCTTCGCCAACAGCTAGGAAATAATCGGGAAGATGTACGCATTTCAGTTGCGCTGTCGCCATGTCCTAACGCCACTGGCAAAGAGATAGAAATTGCCAGGAGTTATCCAGAAATCGATAGATTTCAGGCGGCAAAAGATTTTTTTGGATTTTTGCTGTGGGGGAAGACAGCAGAGAATTGGGATTGGCGCGATCGCGGTGTTGTAGTGTTTTTAGGAGGCGATCAATTCTTTCCAGTTGTTATTGGTAAGCGACTGGGTTATCGCACTGTTATTTATGCTGAATGGGATGCGCGTTGGCACGGGTGGATTGATAGATTTGGCACGATGAAACCGGAGATTGCCGCTAATGTTTCGCCGAAATATGCTCATAAATTTACCGTCGTCGGCGACTTAATGGCAGAAGCACAAGGAGACGGGGAAAGCGAACAACAATCGAAAATCCCATTCCCAGGCTCTGCCTGGGAACGAGCAAAATCTAAAATAGAACTGTTTGGCTTGCTGCCCGGATCGAAACCTGCCAAACTAGCACAGGGATTACCTTTGTGTTTAGCGATCGCAGAACGCATTTACGCCGCACGTCCCCAAACTCGTTTTATAATTCCCGTCGCGCCGACTTTAGATTTAGAAACATTAGCGCGTTTTGCCGACGCTGAACAAAATCCAGTCCTTAAATTAGTACAAGGAACAACAGCAGAATTAGTTACCGGGGAAACACCTTATTTGAAAACACCTAGCGGTTTAGAGGTGGAATTATTTACTCGCTTCCCCGCCTACGAAAAGTTATCTCAATGTCGTCTTTGTGTAACTACAGTTGGTGCCAATACAGCCGAATTGGGCGCTTTAGCAGTACCGATGCTTGTCTTGATTCCCACTCAACAATTGGATGCGATGCGAAGCTGGGATGGTTTGCCTGGGTTGTTAGCTAACTTGCCTCTAGTTGGTACTAACTTTGCCAAGTTAATTAACTGGTTGGTGTTGCGCCAAGGAAAGTTATTCGCATGGCCTAATATCTGGGCGCAGGAGCAAATTGTACCGGAATTAGTAGGTGAATTGCAACCTGATGCTGTTGCGGAAATTGCTATCGACTTTTTGAAAAATCCTGAGAAGTTACAAGAGATGCGCGATCGCCTCCGCAGCGTGCGCGGTGAACCAGGTGCAGCACAAAAATTAGCTAAAATCGTCTGCGAAGAACTTTCTCAATCTTACCCCCGCATACTTGCCAAGTAG
- the ftsH gene encoding ATP-dependent zinc metalloprotease FtsH, giving the protein MNNSSWIKTLMGQESAKNQLKNGKMPSSQTKAAAPRLLWRLAASMMIFQGVLLGTGEVAFGQQKNLTYGDLLKKIDAGQVSNVEIDTATQIAKVTLKGQKDTASKEVVLLEQNPELIEKIRSKGIALEVRRSADRSNAVSLAANLLLVLLLLVGLGTILRRSGNASGQALNFGKSKARFQMEAKTGVMFSDVAGIEEAKEELQEVVSFLKQQERFTVVGAKIPKGVLLVGPPGTGKTLLAKAIAGEAGVPFFSISGSEFVEMFVGVGASRVRDLFRKAKENAPCIIFIDEIDAVGRQRGTGIGGGNDEREQTLNQLLTEMDGFEGNTGIIIIAATNRPDVLDAALLRPGRFDRQVMVDLPSYQGRVGILQVHARNKKMSEEVSLEAVARRTPGFSGADLANLLNEAAILTARRRKEAITPLEIADAIDRITIGLSLTPLLDGKKKRLLAYHEIGHALLITLLKNSDPLNKVTIIPRSGGIGGFAQSVPDEDIIDSGLYTKGWLRDRLTVALGGRAAEAEVFGDAEVTNGASADIRMVANLAREMVTRYGMSELGPIALESPNTEVFLGRDWMDRSEYSEEVAVKIDRQVREMAVSCYEEARRILRENRVVVDRLVDLLLDQETIEGDEFRRLVAEYTELPAKQLAVSN; this is encoded by the coding sequence ATGAATAATAGTTCCTGGATTAAAACATTGATGGGGCAAGAATCGGCAAAAAATCAATTAAAGAATGGCAAGATGCCGTCATCACAAACTAAAGCCGCCGCGCCGCGACTGCTTTGGCGTCTTGCCGCCAGTATGATGATTTTCCAGGGAGTGCTGCTGGGGACTGGGGAAGTAGCGTTTGGACAGCAGAAAAACCTCACCTATGGGGATTTGCTCAAAAAAATCGATGCTGGTCAAGTCAGCAATGTGGAAATCGATACAGCAACCCAGATTGCCAAAGTCACTTTGAAAGGGCAAAAGGACACCGCTTCCAAGGAAGTGGTTCTGCTGGAGCAAAACCCAGAGCTAATTGAGAAAATCCGTAGCAAGGGCATTGCGCTAGAGGTTCGACGCTCTGCGGATCGCAGTAACGCGGTGAGTTTGGCAGCAAACTTATTATTAGTGTTGTTACTACTTGTAGGATTGGGTACGATCCTGCGGCGAAGCGGCAACGCTTCTGGTCAGGCGCTGAACTTCGGCAAATCCAAGGCGCGATTCCAAATGGAAGCGAAAACCGGGGTGATGTTCAGCGATGTGGCTGGCATCGAAGAAGCGAAAGAAGAACTACAAGAAGTGGTAAGCTTCCTCAAACAACAGGAACGATTCACGGTTGTTGGTGCAAAAATTCCTAAAGGCGTGTTGTTAGTAGGCCCTCCGGGAACTGGTAAAACACTACTAGCTAAAGCGATCGCTGGTGAAGCTGGCGTGCCTTTCTTCAGCATCTCTGGCAGCGAATTCGTCGAGATGTTCGTAGGCGTAGGTGCTTCCCGCGTGCGCGACCTATTCAGAAAAGCTAAAGAAAACGCCCCCTGCATCATCTTCATCGACGAAATCGATGCAGTTGGACGCCAACGCGGGACGGGGATAGGGGGGGGTAACGACGAGCGCGAACAGACCCTCAACCAGTTACTAACCGAAATGGACGGCTTCGAGGGTAACACGGGCATTATCATAATTGCGGCCACTAACCGTCCCGACGTGCTGGATGCAGCCTTGCTACGTCCGGGGCGTTTTGACCGTCAGGTAATGGTCGATCTGCCCAGCTATCAGGGTCGCGTGGGAATTTTGCAGGTTCACGCTCGCAACAAGAAGATGTCTGAGGAAGTATCCCTCGAAGCCGTCGCGCGGCGCACCCCTGGGTTTTCCGGTGCAGATTTAGCGAATCTGCTCAACGAAGCAGCAATCTTGACAGCACGCCGACGCAAAGAAGCGATAACGCCTTTGGAGATTGCCGATGCCATCGACCGCATCACCATTGGTCTGTCTCTGACTCCCCTCTTAGATGGTAAGAAAAAGCGGTTGCTTGCTTACCATGAAATCGGCCACGCTCTCCTGATTACGCTTCTGAAAAACTCAGACCCGCTGAACAAAGTCACTATTATTCCGCGTTCTGGCGGTATCGGCGGCTTTGCCCAATCTGTACCTGATGAGGACATAATTGATAGCGGTTTGTATACTAAGGGTTGGCTGCGCGATCGCCTGACTGTTGCTTTAGGTGGCAGGGCTGCGGAAGCCGAGGTATTCGGGGATGCAGAAGTTACCAATGGAGCCAGCGCCGATATCAGAATGGTAGCTAACCTAGCTCGCGAGATGGTGACACGCTACGGTATGTCTGAATTGGGGCCAATCGCCTTGGAAAGCCCGAATACCGAAGTGTTTCTAGGTCGAGATTGGATGGATCGCTCGGAGTACTCCGAAGAAGTGGCGGTCAAAATCGATCGACAAGTGCGCGAGATGGCAGTTAGTTGCTATGAGGAAGCCCGTCGCATTCTTCGCGAGAACCGCGTCGTAGTAGACCGCCTGGTGGATTTGCTACTGGATCAGGAAACCATCGAGGGCGATGAATTCCGCCGCTTGGTTGCTGAATATACCGAGCTGCCTGCTAAACAGTTGGCGGTTTCCAATTAA